One Pongo pygmaeus isolate AG05252 chromosome 10, NHGRI_mPonPyg2-v2.0_pri, whole genome shotgun sequence genomic window carries:
- the ULK1 gene encoding serine/threonine-protein kinase ULK1 isoform X5, with the protein MEPGRGGTETVGKFEFSRKDLIGHGAFAVVFKGRHREKHDLEVAVKCINKKNLAKSQTLLGKEIKILKELKHENIVALYDFQEMANSVYLVMEYCNGGDLADYLHTMRTLSEDTIRLFLQQIAGAMRLLHSKGIIHRDLKPQNILLSNPAGRRANPNSIRVKIADFGFARYLQSNMMAATLCGSPMYMAPEVIMSQHYDGKADLWSIGTIVYQCLTGKAPFQASSPQDLRLFYEKNKTLVPTIPRETSAPLRQLLLALLQRNHKDRMDFDEFFHHPFLDASPSVRKSPPVPVPSYPSSGSGSSSSSSSTSHLASPPSLGEMQQLQKTLTSPADTAGFLHSSRDSGGSKDSSCDTDDFVMVPAQFPGDLVAEAPSAKPPPDSLMCSGSSLVASAGLESHGRTPSPSPPCSSSPSPSGRAGPFSSSRCGASVPIPVPTQVQNYQRIERNLQSPTQFQTPRSSAVRRSGSTSPLGFARASPSPPAHAEHGGVLARKMSLGGGRPYTPSPQVGTIPERPGWSGTPSPQGAEMRGGRSPRPGSSAPEHSTRTSGLGCRLHSAPNLSDLHIVRPKLPKPPTDPLGAVFSPPQASPPQPSHGLQSCRNLRGSPKLPDFLQRNPLPPILGSPTKAVPSFDFPKTPSSQNLLALLARQGVVMTPPRNRTLPDLSEVGPFHGQPLGPGLRPGEDPKGPFGRSFSTSRLTDLLLKAAFGTQAPDPGSTESLQEKPMEIAPSAGFGGSLHPGARAGGASSPSPVVFTVGSPPSGSTPPQGPHTRMFSVGSTGSAGSSARHLVPGACSEAPAPELPAPGHGCSFADPIAVNLEGAVTFEAPDLPEETLMEQEHTEILRGLRFTLLFVQNILEIAALKGSASEAAGGPEYQLQESVVADQISLLSREWGFAEQLVLYLKVAELLSSGLQTAIDQIRAGKLCLSSTVKQVVRRLNELYKASVVSCQGLSLRLQRFFLDKQRLLDRIHSITAERLIFSHAVQMVQSAALDEMFQHREGCVPRYHKALLLLEGLQHMLSDQADIENVAKCKLCIERRLSALLTGICA; encoded by the exons GAAATGGCTAATTCTGTCTATCTGGTAATGGAG TACTGCAACGGTGGGGACCTGGCCGACTACCTGCACA CCATGCGCACGCTGAGCGAGGACACCATCAGGCTCTTCCTGCAGCAAATCGCGGGCGCCATgcggcttctgcacagcaagggcATCATCCACCGCGACCTGAAGCCGCAGAACATCCTGCTGTCCAACCCCGCCGGCCGCCGCGCCAACCCCAACAGCATCCGCGTCAAGATCG CTGACTTCGGCTTCGCGCGGTACCTCCAGAGCAACATGATGGCGGCCACGCTCTGCGGCTCCCCCATGTACATG GCCCCCGAGGTCATCATGTCCCAGCACTACGACGGGAAGGCAGACCTGTGGAGCATCGGCACCATCGTCTACCAGTGCCTGACGGGGAAGGCGCCCTTCCAG GCCAGCAGCCCCCAGGACCTGCGCCTGTTCTACGAGAAGAACAAGACGTTGGTCCCCAC CATCCCCCGGGAGACCTCCGCCCCGCTGCGGCAGCTGCTCCTGGCCCTGCTGCAGCGTAACCACAAGGACCGCATGGACTTCG aTGAGTTTTTCCATCACCCTTTCCTCGACGCCAGCCCCTCGGTCAGGAAAT CCCCACCTGTGCCTGTGCCCTCGTACCCAAGCTCGGGGTCCGGCAGCAGCTCCAGCAGCAGCTCCACCTCCCACCTGGCCTCCCCACCG TCCCTGGGCGAGATGCAGCAGCTGCAGAAGACCCTGACCTCCCCGGCTGACACCGCTGGCTTCCTGCACAGCTCCCGGGACTCTGGTGGCAGCAAGGACTCCTCCTGTGACACAGACGACTTCGTCATGGTCCCTGCGCAGTTTCCAG GTGACCTGGTGGCTGAGGCGCCCAGTGCCAAACCCCCGCCAGACAGCCTGATGTGCAGTGG GAGCTCACTGGTGGCCTCTGCGGGCTTGGAGAGCCACGGCCGGACCCCATCTCCATCCCCACCCTGCAGCAGCTCCCCCAGTCCCTCAGG CCGGGCTGGCCCGTTCTCCAGCAGCAGGTGCGGCGCCTCTGTCCCCATCCCAGTCCCCACGCAGGTGCAGAACTACCAGCGCATTGAGCGAAACCTGCAGTCACCCACCCAGTTCCAAACACCTCG GTCCTCTGCCGTCCGCAGGTCAGGCAGCACCAGCCCCCTGGGCTTTGCAAGGGCCAGCCCCTCGCCCCCTGCCCACGCTGAGCATGGAGGCGTCCTGGCCAGGAAGATGTCTCTGGGTGGAGGCCGGCCCTACACGCCATCCCCTCAAG TTGGAACCATCCCTGAGCGGCCAGGCTGGAGCGGGACGCCCTCCCCACAGGGAGCTGAGATGCGGGGTGGCAGGTCCCCTCGTCCAG GCTCCTCTGCACCCGAGCACTCTACCCGCACTTCCGGGCTGGGCTGCCGCCTGCACAGCGCCCCCAACCTGTCTGACTTGCACATCGTCCGCCCCAAGCTGCCCAAACCCCCCACGGACCCGCTGGGAGCCGTGTTCAGCCCACCACAGGCCAGCCCTCCCCAGCCATCCCACGGGCTGCAGTCCTGCCGGAACCTGCGGGGCTCACCCAAGCTCCCTGACTTCCTGCAGCGGAACCCCCTGCCCCCCATCCTGGGCTCCCCCACCAAG GCTGTGCCCTCCTTCGACTTCCCAAAGACCCCCAGCTCCCAGAACCTGCTGGCCCTCCTAGCCCGGCAGGGCGTGGTGATGACGCCCCCTCGAAACCGGACGCTGCCCGACCTGTCTGAGGTGGGGCCCTTCCATGGTCAGCCACTGGGCCCTGGCCTGCGGCCAGGCGAGGACCCCAAGGGTCCCTTTGGCCG ATCTTTCAGCACCAGCCGCCTCACTGACCTGCTCCTTAAGGCGGCGTTTGGGACACAAGCCCCGGACCCGGGCAGCACGGAGAGCCTGCAGGAGAAGCCCATGGAAATCG CACCCTCAGCTGGCTTTGGAGGGAGCCTGCACCCAGGAGCCCGTGCTGGGGGCGCCAGCAGCCCCTCCCCGGTGGTCTTCACCGTGGGCTCTCCCCCGAGCGGGAGTACGCCGCCCCAGGGCCCCCACACCAGGATGTTCTCAG TGGGCTCCACTGGCTCTGCTGGCTCTTCTGCCCGTCACCTGGTGCCTGGGGCCTGCAGCGAGGCCCCAGCCCCTGAGCTCCCTGCTCCAGGACACGGCTGCAGCTTTGCCGACCCCATTGCTGTGAACCTGGAGGGGGCTGTGACCTTCGAGGCCCCCGACCTCCCTGAGGAGACCCTCATGGAG CAAGAGCACACCGAGATCCTGCGTGGCCTGCGCTTCACGCTGCTGTTCGTGCAGAACATCTTGGAGATTGCAGCCCTGAAGGGCAGCGCCAGCGAGGCGGCGGGGGGCCCTGAGTACCAGCTGCAGGAGAGTGTGGTGGCCGACCAGATCAGCTTGCTGAGCCGAGAATGGGG CTTCGCGGAACAGCTGGTGCTGTACCTGAAGGTGGCCGAGCTGCTGTCCTCCGGCCTGCAAACTGCCATTGACCAGATCCGGGCCGGCAAGCTCTGCCTGTCGTCCACCGTGAAGCAGG TGGTGCGCAGGCTGAATGAGCTGTACAAGGCCAGCGTGGTGTCCTGCCAGGGCCTGAGCCTGCGGCTGCAGCGCTTCTTCCTGGACAAGCAGCGGCTCCTGGACCGTATCCACAGCATCACCGCCGAGAGGCTCATCTTCAGCCATGCTGTGCAGATG GTGCAGTCGGCTGCCCTGGACGAGATGTTCCAGCACCGTGAGGGCTGCGTCCCGCGCTACCACAAGGCCCTGCTGCTCCTGGAGGGGCTGCAGCACATGCTCTCGGACCAGGCCGACATCGAGAACGTCGCCAAGT GCAAGCTGTGCATTGAGCGGAGACTCTCGGCGCTGCTGACTGGCATCTGTGCCTGA
- the ULK1 gene encoding serine/threonine-protein kinase ULK1 isoform X6 — translation MEPGRGGTETVGKFEFSRKDLIGHGAFAVVFKGRHREKHDLEVAVKCINKKNLAKSQTLLGKEIKILKELKHENIVALYDFQEMANSVYLVMEYCNGGDLADYLHTMRTLSEDTIRLFLQQIAGAMRLLHSKGIIHRDLKPQNILLSNPAGRRANPNSIRVKIADFGFARYLQSNMMAATLCGSPMYMAPEVIMSQHYDGKADLWSIGTIVYQCLTGKAPFQASSPQDLRLFYEKNKTLVPTIPRETSAPLRQLLLALLQRNHKDRMDFDEFFHHPFLDASPSVRKSPPVPVPSYPSSGSGSSSSSSSTSHLASPPSLGEMQQLQKTLTSPADTAGFLHSSRDSGGSKDSSCDTDDFVMVPAQFPGDLVAEAPSAKPPPDSLMCSGSSLVASAGLESHGRTPSPSPPCSSSPSPSGRAGPFSSSRCGASVPIPVPTQVQNYQRIERNLQSPTQFQTPRSGSTSPLGFARASPSPPAHAEHGGVLARKMSLGGGRPYTPSPQVGTIPERPGWSGTPSPQGAEMRGGRSPRPGSSAPEHSTRTSGLGCRLHSAPNLSDLHIVRPKLPKPPTDPLGAVFSPPQASPPQPSHGLQSCRNLRGSPKLPDFLQRNPLPPILGSPTKAVPSFDFPKTPSSQNLLALLARQGVVMTPPRNRTLPDLSEVGPFHGQPLGPGLRPGEDPKGPFGRSFSTSRLTDLLLKAAFGTQAPDPGSTESLQEKPMEIAPSAGFGGSLHPGARAGGASSPSPVVFTVGSPPSGSTPPQGPHTRMFSVGSTGSAGSSARHLVPGACSEAPAPELPAPGHGCSFADPIAVNLEGAVTFEAPDLPEETLMEQEHTEILRGLRFTLLFVQNILEIAALKGSASEAAGGPEYQLQESVVADQISLLSREWGFAEQLVLYLKVAELLSSGLQTAIDQIRAGKLCLSSTVKQVVRRLNELYKASVVSCQGLSLRLQRFFLDKQRLLDRIHSITAERLIFSHAVQMVQSAALDEMFQHREGCVPRYHKALLLLEGLQHMLSDQADIENVAKCKLCIERRLSALLTGICA, via the exons GAAATGGCTAATTCTGTCTATCTGGTAATGGAG TACTGCAACGGTGGGGACCTGGCCGACTACCTGCACA CCATGCGCACGCTGAGCGAGGACACCATCAGGCTCTTCCTGCAGCAAATCGCGGGCGCCATgcggcttctgcacagcaagggcATCATCCACCGCGACCTGAAGCCGCAGAACATCCTGCTGTCCAACCCCGCCGGCCGCCGCGCCAACCCCAACAGCATCCGCGTCAAGATCG CTGACTTCGGCTTCGCGCGGTACCTCCAGAGCAACATGATGGCGGCCACGCTCTGCGGCTCCCCCATGTACATG GCCCCCGAGGTCATCATGTCCCAGCACTACGACGGGAAGGCAGACCTGTGGAGCATCGGCACCATCGTCTACCAGTGCCTGACGGGGAAGGCGCCCTTCCAG GCCAGCAGCCCCCAGGACCTGCGCCTGTTCTACGAGAAGAACAAGACGTTGGTCCCCAC CATCCCCCGGGAGACCTCCGCCCCGCTGCGGCAGCTGCTCCTGGCCCTGCTGCAGCGTAACCACAAGGACCGCATGGACTTCG aTGAGTTTTTCCATCACCCTTTCCTCGACGCCAGCCCCTCGGTCAGGAAAT CCCCACCTGTGCCTGTGCCCTCGTACCCAAGCTCGGGGTCCGGCAGCAGCTCCAGCAGCAGCTCCACCTCCCACCTGGCCTCCCCACCG TCCCTGGGCGAGATGCAGCAGCTGCAGAAGACCCTGACCTCCCCGGCTGACACCGCTGGCTTCCTGCACAGCTCCCGGGACTCTGGTGGCAGCAAGGACTCCTCCTGTGACACAGACGACTTCGTCATGGTCCCTGCGCAGTTTCCAG GTGACCTGGTGGCTGAGGCGCCCAGTGCCAAACCCCCGCCAGACAGCCTGATGTGCAGTGG GAGCTCACTGGTGGCCTCTGCGGGCTTGGAGAGCCACGGCCGGACCCCATCTCCATCCCCACCCTGCAGCAGCTCCCCCAGTCCCTCAGG CCGGGCTGGCCCGTTCTCCAGCAGCAGGTGCGGCGCCTCTGTCCCCATCCCAGTCCCCACGCAGGTGCAGAACTACCAGCGCATTGAGCGAAACCTGCAGTCACCCACCCAGTTCCAAACACCTCG GTCAGGCAGCACCAGCCCCCTGGGCTTTGCAAGGGCCAGCCCCTCGCCCCCTGCCCACGCTGAGCATGGAGGCGTCCTGGCCAGGAAGATGTCTCTGGGTGGAGGCCGGCCCTACACGCCATCCCCTCAAG TTGGAACCATCCCTGAGCGGCCAGGCTGGAGCGGGACGCCCTCCCCACAGGGAGCTGAGATGCGGGGTGGCAGGTCCCCTCGTCCAG GCTCCTCTGCACCCGAGCACTCTACCCGCACTTCCGGGCTGGGCTGCCGCCTGCACAGCGCCCCCAACCTGTCTGACTTGCACATCGTCCGCCCCAAGCTGCCCAAACCCCCCACGGACCCGCTGGGAGCCGTGTTCAGCCCACCACAGGCCAGCCCTCCCCAGCCATCCCACGGGCTGCAGTCCTGCCGGAACCTGCGGGGCTCACCCAAGCTCCCTGACTTCCTGCAGCGGAACCCCCTGCCCCCCATCCTGGGCTCCCCCACCAAG GCTGTGCCCTCCTTCGACTTCCCAAAGACCCCCAGCTCCCAGAACCTGCTGGCCCTCCTAGCCCGGCAGGGCGTGGTGATGACGCCCCCTCGAAACCGGACGCTGCCCGACCTGTCTGAGGTGGGGCCCTTCCATGGTCAGCCACTGGGCCCTGGCCTGCGGCCAGGCGAGGACCCCAAGGGTCCCTTTGGCCG ATCTTTCAGCACCAGCCGCCTCACTGACCTGCTCCTTAAGGCGGCGTTTGGGACACAAGCCCCGGACCCGGGCAGCACGGAGAGCCTGCAGGAGAAGCCCATGGAAATCG CACCCTCAGCTGGCTTTGGAGGGAGCCTGCACCCAGGAGCCCGTGCTGGGGGCGCCAGCAGCCCCTCCCCGGTGGTCTTCACCGTGGGCTCTCCCCCGAGCGGGAGTACGCCGCCCCAGGGCCCCCACACCAGGATGTTCTCAG TGGGCTCCACTGGCTCTGCTGGCTCTTCTGCCCGTCACCTGGTGCCTGGGGCCTGCAGCGAGGCCCCAGCCCCTGAGCTCCCTGCTCCAGGACACGGCTGCAGCTTTGCCGACCCCATTGCTGTGAACCTGGAGGGGGCTGTGACCTTCGAGGCCCCCGACCTCCCTGAGGAGACCCTCATGGAG CAAGAGCACACCGAGATCCTGCGTGGCCTGCGCTTCACGCTGCTGTTCGTGCAGAACATCTTGGAGATTGCAGCCCTGAAGGGCAGCGCCAGCGAGGCGGCGGGGGGCCCTGAGTACCAGCTGCAGGAGAGTGTGGTGGCCGACCAGATCAGCTTGCTGAGCCGAGAATGGGG CTTCGCGGAACAGCTGGTGCTGTACCTGAAGGTGGCCGAGCTGCTGTCCTCCGGCCTGCAAACTGCCATTGACCAGATCCGGGCCGGCAAGCTCTGCCTGTCGTCCACCGTGAAGCAGG TGGTGCGCAGGCTGAATGAGCTGTACAAGGCCAGCGTGGTGTCCTGCCAGGGCCTGAGCCTGCGGCTGCAGCGCTTCTTCCTGGACAAGCAGCGGCTCCTGGACCGTATCCACAGCATCACCGCCGAGAGGCTCATCTTCAGCCATGCTGTGCAGATG GTGCAGTCGGCTGCCCTGGACGAGATGTTCCAGCACCGTGAGGGCTGCGTCCCGCGCTACCACAAGGCCCTGCTGCTCCTGGAGGGGCTGCAGCACATGCTCTCGGACCAGGCCGACATCGAGAACGTCGCCAAGT GCAAGCTGTGCATTGAGCGGAGACTCTCGGCGCTGCTGACTGGCATCTGTGCCTGA
- the ULK1 gene encoding serine/threonine-protein kinase ULK1 isoform X4 encodes MEPGRGGTETVGKFEFSRKDLIGHGAFAVVFKGRHREKHDLEVAVKCINKKNLAKSQTLLGKEIKILKELKHENIVALYDFQEMANSVYLVMEYCNGGDLADYLHTMRTLSEDTIRLFLQQIAGAMRLLHSKGIIHRDLKPQNILLSNPAGRRANPNSIRVKIADFGFARYLQSNMMAATLCGSPMYMAPEVIMSQHYDGKADLWSIGTIVYQCLTGKAPFQASSPQDLRLFYEKNKTLVPTIPRETSAPLRQLLLALLQRNHKDRMDFDEFFHHPFLDASPSVRKSPPVPVPSYPSSGSGSSSSSSSTSHLASPPSLGEMQQLQKTLTSPADTAGFLHSSRDSGGSKDSSCDTDDFVMVPAQFPGDLVAEAPSAKPPPDSLMCSGSSLVASAGLESHGRTPSPSPPCSSSPSPSGRAGPFSSSRCGASVPIPVPTQVQNYQRIERNLQSPTQFQTPRSGSTSPLGFARASPSPPAHAEHGGVLARKMSLGGGRPYTPSPQVGTIPERPGWSGTPSPQGAEMRGGRSPRPGSSAPEHSTRTSGLGCRLHSAPNLSDLHIVRPKLPKPPTDPLGAVFSPPQASPPQPSHGLQSCRNLRGSPKLPDFLQRNPLPPILGSPTKAVPSFDFPKTPSSQNLLALLARQGVVMTPPRNRTLPDLSEVGPFHGQPLGPGLRPGEDPKGPFGRSFSTSRLTDLLLKAAFGTQAPDPGSTESLQEKPMEIAPSAGFGGSLHPGARAGGASSPSPVVFTVGSPPSGSTPPQGPHTRMFSVGSTGSAGSSARHLVPGACSEAPAPELPAPGHGCSFADPIAVNLEGAVTFEAPDLPEETLMEQEHTEILRGLRFTLLFVQNILEIAALKGSASEAAGGPEYQLQESVVADQISLLSREWGFAEQLVLYLKVAELLSSGLQTAIDQIRAGKLCLSSTVKQVVRRLNELYKASVVSCQGLSLRLQRFFLDKQRLLDRIHSITAERLIFSHAVQMVQSAALDEMFQHREGCVPRYHKALLLLEGLQHMLSDQADIENVAKCECQAGLGAGGSGRLPHAPLSLHRQAVH; translated from the exons GAAATGGCTAATTCTGTCTATCTGGTAATGGAG TACTGCAACGGTGGGGACCTGGCCGACTACCTGCACA CCATGCGCACGCTGAGCGAGGACACCATCAGGCTCTTCCTGCAGCAAATCGCGGGCGCCATgcggcttctgcacagcaagggcATCATCCACCGCGACCTGAAGCCGCAGAACATCCTGCTGTCCAACCCCGCCGGCCGCCGCGCCAACCCCAACAGCATCCGCGTCAAGATCG CTGACTTCGGCTTCGCGCGGTACCTCCAGAGCAACATGATGGCGGCCACGCTCTGCGGCTCCCCCATGTACATG GCCCCCGAGGTCATCATGTCCCAGCACTACGACGGGAAGGCAGACCTGTGGAGCATCGGCACCATCGTCTACCAGTGCCTGACGGGGAAGGCGCCCTTCCAG GCCAGCAGCCCCCAGGACCTGCGCCTGTTCTACGAGAAGAACAAGACGTTGGTCCCCAC CATCCCCCGGGAGACCTCCGCCCCGCTGCGGCAGCTGCTCCTGGCCCTGCTGCAGCGTAACCACAAGGACCGCATGGACTTCG aTGAGTTTTTCCATCACCCTTTCCTCGACGCCAGCCCCTCGGTCAGGAAAT CCCCACCTGTGCCTGTGCCCTCGTACCCAAGCTCGGGGTCCGGCAGCAGCTCCAGCAGCAGCTCCACCTCCCACCTGGCCTCCCCACCG TCCCTGGGCGAGATGCAGCAGCTGCAGAAGACCCTGACCTCCCCGGCTGACACCGCTGGCTTCCTGCACAGCTCCCGGGACTCTGGTGGCAGCAAGGACTCCTCCTGTGACACAGACGACTTCGTCATGGTCCCTGCGCAGTTTCCAG GTGACCTGGTGGCTGAGGCGCCCAGTGCCAAACCCCCGCCAGACAGCCTGATGTGCAGTGG GAGCTCACTGGTGGCCTCTGCGGGCTTGGAGAGCCACGGCCGGACCCCATCTCCATCCCCACCCTGCAGCAGCTCCCCCAGTCCCTCAGG CCGGGCTGGCCCGTTCTCCAGCAGCAGGTGCGGCGCCTCTGTCCCCATCCCAGTCCCCACGCAGGTGCAGAACTACCAGCGCATTGAGCGAAACCTGCAGTCACCCACCCAGTTCCAAACACCTCG GTCAGGCAGCACCAGCCCCCTGGGCTTTGCAAGGGCCAGCCCCTCGCCCCCTGCCCACGCTGAGCATGGAGGCGTCCTGGCCAGGAAGATGTCTCTGGGTGGAGGCCGGCCCTACACGCCATCCCCTCAAG TTGGAACCATCCCTGAGCGGCCAGGCTGGAGCGGGACGCCCTCCCCACAGGGAGCTGAGATGCGGGGTGGCAGGTCCCCTCGTCCAG GCTCCTCTGCACCCGAGCACTCTACCCGCACTTCCGGGCTGGGCTGCCGCCTGCACAGCGCCCCCAACCTGTCTGACTTGCACATCGTCCGCCCCAAGCTGCCCAAACCCCCCACGGACCCGCTGGGAGCCGTGTTCAGCCCACCACAGGCCAGCCCTCCCCAGCCATCCCACGGGCTGCAGTCCTGCCGGAACCTGCGGGGCTCACCCAAGCTCCCTGACTTCCTGCAGCGGAACCCCCTGCCCCCCATCCTGGGCTCCCCCACCAAG GCTGTGCCCTCCTTCGACTTCCCAAAGACCCCCAGCTCCCAGAACCTGCTGGCCCTCCTAGCCCGGCAGGGCGTGGTGATGACGCCCCCTCGAAACCGGACGCTGCCCGACCTGTCTGAGGTGGGGCCCTTCCATGGTCAGCCACTGGGCCCTGGCCTGCGGCCAGGCGAGGACCCCAAGGGTCCCTTTGGCCG ATCTTTCAGCACCAGCCGCCTCACTGACCTGCTCCTTAAGGCGGCGTTTGGGACACAAGCCCCGGACCCGGGCAGCACGGAGAGCCTGCAGGAGAAGCCCATGGAAATCG CACCCTCAGCTGGCTTTGGAGGGAGCCTGCACCCAGGAGCCCGTGCTGGGGGCGCCAGCAGCCCCTCCCCGGTGGTCTTCACCGTGGGCTCTCCCCCGAGCGGGAGTACGCCGCCCCAGGGCCCCCACACCAGGATGTTCTCAG TGGGCTCCACTGGCTCTGCTGGCTCTTCTGCCCGTCACCTGGTGCCTGGGGCCTGCAGCGAGGCCCCAGCCCCTGAGCTCCCTGCTCCAGGACACGGCTGCAGCTTTGCCGACCCCATTGCTGTGAACCTGGAGGGGGCTGTGACCTTCGAGGCCCCCGACCTCCCTGAGGAGACCCTCATGGAG CAAGAGCACACCGAGATCCTGCGTGGCCTGCGCTTCACGCTGCTGTTCGTGCAGAACATCTTGGAGATTGCAGCCCTGAAGGGCAGCGCCAGCGAGGCGGCGGGGGGCCCTGAGTACCAGCTGCAGGAGAGTGTGGTGGCCGACCAGATCAGCTTGCTGAGCCGAGAATGGGG CTTCGCGGAACAGCTGGTGCTGTACCTGAAGGTGGCCGAGCTGCTGTCCTCCGGCCTGCAAACTGCCATTGACCAGATCCGGGCCGGCAAGCTCTGCCTGTCGTCCACCGTGAAGCAGG TGGTGCGCAGGCTGAATGAGCTGTACAAGGCCAGCGTGGTGTCCTGCCAGGGCCTGAGCCTGCGGCTGCAGCGCTTCTTCCTGGACAAGCAGCGGCTCCTGGACCGTATCCACAGCATCACCGCCGAGAGGCTCATCTTCAGCCATGCTGTGCAGATG GTGCAGTCGGCTGCCCTGGACGAGATGTTCCAGCACCGTGAGGGCTGCGTCCCGCGCTACCACAAGGCCCTGCTGCTCCTGGAGGGGCTGCAGCACATGCTCTCGGACCAGGCCGACATCGAGAACGTCGCCAAGTGTGAGTgccaggctgggctgggggctgggggctctgGGCGTCTCCCTCACgctcccctctccctccacagGCAAGCTGTGCATTGA